The region GCTGCCGCAGCACTTGCGCGATGCGCTGGGCGCGCGCCTGGCCAATGTGGTGCTGAACCGCTATCCGCCGTCGTACGCCAGCCTGCAGGCGGCCATCTGCGCCAAGCTGGGCGTGCCATCTGGCTATGACGTCATGCTGGGCAACGGCTCCGACGAACTGATTTCGATCCTGGCCATGGCCTGCGCCCGCCAGGAGCCGGGCAAGCGCGCCGTGCTGCTGGCGCCCGTGCCGGCCTTCGTCATGTATGCGCGCTCGGCGCAGTTTGCCGGCATGGATTTCGTTGGCGTGCCCCTGAACGCCGACTTCAGCCTGGACATGGACGCCATGCTGGCGGCGATCGAGCAGCACCGCCCGGCGCTGGTGTTCCTCGCCTACCCGAACAACCCGACCGGCAACCTGTTTGCCAGCGCCGACATCGAACGCATCCTCGCCGCGCTGGGCGACACGGGCATCGCCGTCGTCGACGAAGCGTATGAACCGTTCGCGCAGCAAAGCTTCATGGGCCGCCTGCCCGAATTCGCGAACCTGGTGGTGATGCGCACCGTGTCGAAACTGGGCCTGGCCGGCATCCGCCTCGGCTACATGTCGGCCGCGCCGGCCCTGCTGGCGCAATTCGAGAAAGTGCGCCCGCCGTACAACGTGAATGTGCTGACGCAGGCGGCGGCCGAATTCGCGCTCGAGCATCTCGACGTGCTCAATGCGCAGGCGGCCCTGCTCAACAGCGCGCGCGACGACCTGGCGCTGCGCCTGGCGGAACTGCCCGGCGTGACGGTATTTCCGTCGAAGGCAAATTTTCTTCTGATTCGTGTGGCTGATTCCGACGATGTTTGCGCAAAACTGCTTGCCCGCAGGGTTTTAATTAAAAATATGAGTAAAATGCATGCTGCGCTGGTCAATTGCCTGCGCATCAGCGTCAGCACCCCGGAAGAGAATTCCCTTTTTTTCGATGCCTTCAAGGCATCCCTCGTTTAGCCTATCGCCAGAGCCTCCCATGAACCGCACCGCAGAAATCACGCGCAACACCAATGAGACGCAAGTTCGCGTCGCCCTCAATCTGGACGGCACCGGCCAGCAAAAGCTGAACACGGGCGTGCCCTTCCTCGACCATATGCTGGACCAGATCGCCCGCCACGGCTTGATCGACCTCGATATCGAAGCGACGGGCGACGTGCATATCGACAACCACCATACGGTGGAAGACGTGGGCATCACCCTGGGCATGGCCGTGGCCAAGGCCATCGGCGACAAGAAGGGCATCCGCCGCTACGGCCACGCGTATGTGCCGCTGGACGAGGCGCTGTCGCGCGTGGTGCTCGATTTCTCGGGCCGCCCCGGCATCGAATACCACATCCCGTTTACGCGCGCCATGATCGCCGGCTTCGACGTCGACCTGACGCTGGAATTCTTCCGCGGCTTCGTCAACCATGCGGGCGTGACATTGCATATCGACAACTTGCGCGGCACGAATGCCCACCACCAGTGCGAAACCGTGTTCAAGGCCTTTGGCCGCGCGCTGCGCATGGCGGCCGAGCTCGATGAGCGCGCGGCCGGCATCATTCCGTCGACCAAGGGCAGCCTGTAAGCGCCACCCTCGATACCCTGTAGATTCCGAGATTAAACATGAATAAAATTGTGGTGGTGGATTACGGCATGGGCAACCTGCGCTCGGTGGCGCAAGCGCTGCGCGCCGTGGCGCCGGAAGCCGATGTGCGCATTTCCGGATTGGCGCAAGACATCGACAGCGCCGACCGCATCGTCTTGCCGGGCCAGGGCGCCATGCCCGACTGCATGCGCAGCCTGCGCGAATCGGGCGTGCTCGAAGCGCTGCTGCGCGCCGCCGACAGCAAGCCCGTGCTGGGCGTGTGCATCGGCGAGCAAATGCTGTTCGACGCCAGCGAAGAGGGCGATGCGGCGGGCCTGGGCTTGCTGCCAGGCAAAGTCGTGCGCTTCCAGCTCGATGGCCAGGTGCAGGAAGACGGTTCGCGCTTCAAGGTGCCGCAAATGGGCTGGAACCAAGTCCGGCAAACGGCATCCCATGCCATGTGGGAGGGCATTGCCGACCAGGCGTATTTTTACTTTGTGCACAGCTATTTTGCTCAACCTCAAGAGGCCGCGCACACGGTGGGCCAGACTATCTATGGTGCGCCGTTTGCGTGCGCGGTCGCGCGTGATAATATTTTCGCGACACAGTTTCACCCTGAAAAAAGCGCTGCCGCTGGCTTGCAGCTGTACAAGAACTTCGTTCACTGGCAACCTTGACGTACCTTCGTGGCCTTTCCGGCTTCGCTCCTCACTCACTCTGACACCACACTGACCATGCTGCTCATTCCCGCCATCGACCTGAAAGACGGTCACTGCGTACGCCTGAAACAAGGCGATATGGAACTTGCCACCGTATTTTCCGAAGACCCGGCCGAGATGGCCCGCCATTGGCTGATGCAAGGCGCGCGCCGGCTGCACCTGGTCGACCTGAACGGCGCATTTGCCGGCAAGCCGAAAAACGAAGGCGCCGTGAAATCCATCCTGAAGGCCGTGCAAGATTTCGCCGTGGAAAACGACATCGAGGAAATCCCCGTGCAGCTGGGCGGCGGCATCCGCGACCTCGACACCATCGAGCGCTACCTGGACGCCGGCATCAGCTACATCATCATCGGCACGGCGGCCGTGAAGAGCCCCGGCTTCCTGCACGACGCCTGCAGCGCCTTCCCGGGCCACATCATCGTCGGCCTCGACGCCAAGGATGGCAAGGTGGCAAC is a window of Janthinobacterium sp. 1_2014MBL_MicDiv DNA encoding:
- the hisC gene encoding histidinol-phosphate transaminase, whose protein sequence is MSFLDQLISNTVRPDVRAIGGYHVADASGYIKLDAMENPYPLPQHLRDALGARLANVVLNRYPPSYASLQAAICAKLGVPSGYDVMLGNGSDELISILAMACARQEPGKRAVLLAPVPAFVMYARSAQFAGMDFVGVPLNADFSLDMDAMLAAIEQHRPALVFLAYPNNPTGNLFASADIERILAALGDTGIAVVDEAYEPFAQQSFMGRLPEFANLVVMRTVSKLGLAGIRLGYMSAAPALLAQFEKVRPPYNVNVLTQAAAEFALEHLDVLNAQAALLNSARDDLALRLAELPGVTVFPSKANFLLIRVADSDDVCAKLLARRVLIKNMSKMHAALVNCLRISVSTPEENSLFFDAFKASLV
- the hisB gene encoding imidazoleglycerol-phosphate dehydratase HisB gives rise to the protein MNRTAEITRNTNETQVRVALNLDGTGQQKLNTGVPFLDHMLDQIARHGLIDLDIEATGDVHIDNHHTVEDVGITLGMAVAKAIGDKKGIRRYGHAYVPLDEALSRVVLDFSGRPGIEYHIPFTRAMIAGFDVDLTLEFFRGFVNHAGVTLHIDNLRGTNAHHQCETVFKAFGRALRMAAELDERAAGIIPSTKGSL
- the hisH gene encoding imidazole glycerol phosphate synthase subunit HisH, producing the protein MNKIVVVDYGMGNLRSVAQALRAVAPEADVRISGLAQDIDSADRIVLPGQGAMPDCMRSLRESGVLEALLRAADSKPVLGVCIGEQMLFDASEEGDAAGLGLLPGKVVRFQLDGQVQEDGSRFKVPQMGWNQVRQTASHAMWEGIADQAYFYFVHSYFAQPQEAAHTVGQTIYGAPFACAVARDNIFATQFHPEKSAAAGLQLYKNFVHWQP
- the hisA gene encoding 1-(5-phosphoribosyl)-5-[(5-phosphoribosylamino)methylideneamino]imidazole-4-carboxamide isomerase; amino-acid sequence: MLLIPAIDLKDGHCVRLKQGDMELATVFSEDPAEMARHWLMQGARRLHLVDLNGAFAGKPKNEGAVKSILKAVQDFAVENDIEEIPVQLGGGIRDLDTIERYLDAGISYIIIGTAAVKSPGFLHDACSAFPGHIIVGLDAKDGKVATDGWSKMSGHEVIDLAKKFEAYGVESIIYTDIGRDGMMGGINIEATVKLAQAVKIPVIASGGLHNIGDVEALCAVQAEGIEGVICGRSIYEGTIDLAQAQERADELTDAAV